The DNA sequence TAAAAAATAGAGTAAAGCTCTTGTTTATATTTGTGTCTATTCCTTGCATTAAAGGGTGATATATCCGATGGTTTTCCGAAACACATTATCGTCTCAACCAACGCATTACACGTTTCTTCCACAAATAATTAGCCCAAAACATAACCAAGCAACACCAACGACTCTGTCAGTTGGAAACCACATGATCTTCCATGTCTTTTAATGAAACGACTGCCCTGCGGTTTGAGGATATATCTACTGAATCTGAGATAATGAATCCTACTTCATCTAATCTAGAAACTATTAAATAAGGATATTACTCTCCTTCGAGCGATGTCCCTATTTTTGATTACTTTCGAATAATTCACAAAACTTTTCCAAACCCTTAATAATGCAGTCAATATCTTCTGGATTAGCATTTTCAATTAATTTATCAAAGAATTCCAGACCAATATTCATTGTGTCGGCATAATCAGAGGATAATGATAATTTGACAATTCTCCGATTATCTTTTGGTATTTCACGTATAACAATTCCTTGATCCTCTAATTCACTGACAATACCACTAACTGTCCCCTTTGATAAGGATAACCGATCACTTAGTTCATGTAAAGTAATGAATGGGGTCAACTTTAATTCAGAAACGAGTAATAACTTAGATTCTGTGAGATTATGCTGCTTATTGTTTTTTACGATTAAATCCCTTAAGTTCTTCCTAATAGCGCGGAACAAATCCAATATTCGCTTAGGCTTTTCTGTTTTGTTCTGAAGTAAATCCACCATATATTCCTTCCCCTTTATGAGCCGAGTTTATCTGAGCTCATAGGCAAACTGACTTTTTTCTTGGAGCTCATAATAAAAGTTAATCCAAGTGCAAGGGCAGTTATAGCACTCGTTATGAATATAGCATAGTCAATTGCGTTAGTATATGCTTGCTTTTGGATTATACCCGCCAAAGTAGACAATGCAGCGGCTTTTGCCGCTGATTGAGATAACCCCCTTTGAACATACAACGATTGAATCTTATTAATATACACCACTGCAGTATTGTTAAATACTGTGATTTGGTTAGACATATGATTGTAGTTTAAAGTTAACTGACTTTGTAAGATATTCGTAATAATAGTGATGCTGAGAGAACCGCTAATTTGTTTTAATGTATTCGAAATTGCTGATGCTTTAGCTATTTTTTGCAGTGGTATAGCATTTAATCCTACAGTTGCGATAGGCATAATAGCAATTCCAAGACCAATGCCCCGAATCGCTAGTAATAGAGTAATTGTTTCCTTGCTCATATCCACATTTACAAAGGCAAGTTTATATGAAGCAAAAGCAAGAATCATAAGGCCAGGGATAACTACGGGCTTTGCACCTAATTTATCAAAAAGAACGCCACTTATTGGCATCATGACTCCAGTAGCAATTGCTGCTGGAAAAAGAATTATGCCGGTTTGCATAGCTGAATAACCAGAAATGTTTTGTAGAAACAAAGGCATAATATACGATCCACCCATTAATGCGAATGTCAAGATCGAGGAGACGATCTGACTGATACTAAAATCATAATATTTGAACACTCGTAAATCCACTAAGGGGTCTGGATGCATTAATTCATAGATAATAAATAAAACAAAACTGCAACATCCCAAGCTAATTAGCAATGGATAAGATATATCGTTCCAATCGATATTTGTGCCTTGACCTAATACATATAATATGCTGACAATAGCCACCGTTGAAGAGATAAGTCCTACATAGTCAAATGATTTAGCCGGTTTACGAGGTGAATCGGTTAGAAAGATCGTTGCTAAGAAAATGCCAATTATCCCAATAGGGATTTTAATAAAAAAGATTAATCTCCAGTCTAGATTTTGAATGACATATCCGCCAAGAGTCGGTCCAATGGCAGGGGCTGCCATCGCTGCAATTCCATAGAAGCCCATAGCTAATC is a window from the Desulfosporosinus sp. Sb-LF genome containing:
- a CDS encoding DHA2 family efflux MFS transporter permease subunit, which codes for MDQENSEPIVKWLGLFVVIIGTFMAVLDSSVLNIAIPKLMAVFAVNVDSIKWVLTAYTLALGAIIPLSGYLSETFGNKKVYIVSLAIFTIGSGLCGVAWSNSSMIVFRIIQAMGGGMLQPVGMSIIYGLFPLKERGLAMGFYGIAAMAAPAIGPTLGGYVIQNLDWRLIFFIKIPIGIIGIFLATIFLTDSPRKPAKSFDYVGLISSTVAIVSILYVLGQGTNIDWNDISYPLLISLGCCSFVLFIIYELMHPDPLVDLRVFKYYDFSISQIVSSILTFALMGGSYIMPLFLQNISGYSAMQTGIILFPAAIATGVMMPISGVLFDKLGAKPVVIPGLMILAFASYKLAFVNVDMSKETITLLLAIRGIGLGIAIMPIATVGLNAIPLQKIAKASAISNTLKQISGSLSITIITNILQSQLTLNYNHMSNQITVFNNTAVVYINKIQSLYVQRGLSQSAAKAAALSTLAGIIQKQAYTNAIDYAIFITSAITALALGLTFIMSSKKKVSLPMSSDKLGS
- a CDS encoding MarR family transcriptional regulator, which encodes MVDLLQNKTEKPKRILDLFRAIRKNLRDLIVKNNKQHNLTESKLLLVSELKLTPFITLHELSDRLSLSKGTVSGIVSELEDQGIVIREIPKDNRRIVKLSLSSDYADTMNIGLEFFDKLIENANPEDIDCIIKGLEKFCELFESNQK